GGCCTGCCGGTGGCCATGACCATCGCGCTGGCCGTGGGCATGCAGCGCATGGCCGCGCGCGGCGCCATCATCCGCCGCCTGTCGGCGGTCGAGACGCTGGGCTCGACCACCGTGATCTGCACCGACAAGACCGGCACCCTGACGCGCAACGAAATGACCGTCAGCCAGCTCTGGCTGCCCGGCGGCATCACAGTAGCCGTCAGCGGCATCGGCTACGCGCCCGAGGGCCGGCTGAACGCTGACCATGCGGGCACCCTGCCGCTGCTGCAGGCCGCCGTGCTGTGCAACGACGCGCAACTGCTGCCGCCCGGAGAAGCCCGCGCCCAATGGTCGGTGCTGGGCGACCCGACCGAAGGCGCGCTGATCGTGCTGGCGGCCAAGGCCGGGATTGACCTGGAACAGTTGACCCGCGACGCGCCGCGCGAAGTCGAGCTGCCTTTTGACTCCGACACCAAGATGATGGCCACGCGCCACCGCTTTGCCGATGCGCCGCGCCGGGTGTTCATCAAGGGCGCGCCCGAAGCGCTGCTCTGCCTGTGCGCCACCAGCGATGCCGCAGTGGTCCAGGCGGCGCGCACGGCCGCCGAAGCCATGGCCGGTCGCGCGCTGCGCGTGCTGGCATTTGCCGTGGTGGACGACGACCCGCTGGACGCCGGCACGGGCTTTTGCGCCCTGGCAGGACGCGTGCGCCTGCTCGGCCTGGTCGGCCAGATCGACCCGCCGCGCGAAGAGGTCAAGGCCGCCGTCGCCGAATGCCGGGCCGCCGGCATCCGGCCGGTCATGGTGACGGGCGACCACAAGCTGACCGGGCTGGCGATTGCGCGCGAACTCGGCATTGCCCGCGAAGGCGACCGCGCGGTCGATGGCGCCGAACTGGAGCGCATGGGCGAGGCCGATCTGCGCAACGACCTGGACCGCATCGCCGTTTTTGCGCGCGTGCATCCGGCGCAAAAACTGCGCATCGTCGAGGCCCTGCAGGCGCGCGGCGAGGTGGTCGCCATGACCGGCGACGGCGTTAACGACGCACCCGCGCTGGCGCGCGCCGATGTCGGCATCGCCATGGGCATCACCGGCACCGAGGTCGCCAAGAGCGCGGCCAAGATCATCGTCACCGACGACAATTTTTCGACCATCGTCGGCGCGGTCGAGCAGGGGCGCGTGGTCTATGGCAACCTGAAAAAAGTGATCCTGTACCTGTTCGCCACTTCGATGGCCGCGGTGCTGGTGCTGATACTGGCCCTGCTGGGCGGCTACCCGCTGCCGCTGGTGGCGGTGCAGATCCTGTGGATCAACATCGTCACCGAGGGCACGCTGACCGTGAACCTGGTGATGGACCCGCCCGATGGCGACGAGATGAGGCGCGCACCAGTGCCACGCGATGACCCGTTGCTCGGGCACGAGATGCTGGCGCGCGTGGCGCTGATGACGCCGCTGATTGCCGGGATCACCTTTGGCTGGTTCTGGTGGCGGCTCGGGCAAGAGGTGCCGATCGGGCTGGTGCGCACCGAAACCTTCACGCTGCTGGCGATGTGCGCGTGGTTCAACGTGCTGAACTGCCAGTCGGCCAGCCGCTCGGCGCTGGCGCTGGGCGTGCTGAAGAACCCCTGGCTGCTGGGCGGCCTGGGGCTGAGCCTGCTGCTGCAGGCACTGGTGCTGTATGCGCCGCCCATGAACACCCTGTTTCATACCGTGCCGCTGGCGCCCGCCTCGCTGCTGCCGCTGGCAGCGCTGGCCAGCAGCGTGCTGTGGGCTGAAGAGCTGCGCAAGCTCATCGCGCGCTTGGCGCGCGGGCGTGCGCCATGACGCTTCAAGCATGTACTCTTCTTCGTTGCAAGCCTGGCTTCAAACTCATTTTTAAAGGTGCCCAACGTGAAAATTATTGACTCCCTCGCCTCCGGGGCCGCAGAAATAGCCATCGTTCGCCGCGACATTCATGCCCATCCCGAACTGTGCTTTGAGGAACTGCGCACGGCCGACGTGGTGGCCCGGAAGTTGATCAGCTGGGGCATTCCGGTTCACCGGGACATGGGCACCACCGGCGTGGTCGGCATCGTGCATGGGCGCGACGGCGGTGCCTGCGGGCGCGGCGTCGGCCTGCGCGCCGACATGGACGCCCTGCCCATGCAGGAATTCAACACCTTCGCCCATGCGAGCCAGCATGCGGGCAAGATGCACGCCTGCGGCCATGACGGCCACACCGCCATGCTGCTGGCCGCCGCGCAGCATTTGTCAACGCACCGCGACTTCGACGGCACGGTGTACCTGATCTTCCAGCCGGCCGAGGAAGGCGGCGGCGGCGCCCGGGAGATGATCAGGGACGGCCTGTTTGAAAAGTTTCCCATGGAGGCGGTTTTTGGCATGCACAACTGGCCGGGCGGCGCGGTCGGCATGTTCGCCGTCAGCGCCGGGCCGGTCATGGCCTCCAGCAACGAATTCAGGATCGTCATCCGTGGCAAGGGTAGCCATGCGGCCATGCCGAACATGGGCATCGACCCGGTTCCGGCCGCCTGCCAGATGGTGCTGGCCTTTCAGACCATCATCAGCCGGAACAAAAAACCGCTGGACACCGGCGTCATCTCGGTCACGATGATTCATGCCGGCGAAGCCACCAACGTGGTGCCTGACTCGTGTGAACTCCAGGGAACCGTGCGCACCTTCAGCACCGGGGTGCTGGACCTGATCGAGCAGCGCATGAAAGCGATTGCCGAACACACCTGCGCGGCTTTCGAGGCGCAGTGCGAATTCGAGTTTTCGCGCAACTATCCCCCGACCATCAACTCGGTAGCCGAAGCTGACTTTGCACGGCAGGTCATGGTGGACATCGTCGGGGCGGACAAGGTGCTGGCCCAGGAGCCCACCATGGGCGCCGAAGATTTTTCCTACATGCTGCAGGCCAAGCCGGGCGCGTACTGCTTCATCGCCAACGGCGAAGGCGACCATCGGGAAATGGGTCACGGCGGCGGGCCCTGCACGCTGCACAACCCGAGCTATGACTTCAATGACGAGCTGATTCCCCTGGGCGGCACTTACTGGGTGCAACTGGCCAGCCGCTGGCTGAACACGCCCGCCAGGGCTTGATGCTTAACCGCCCTTGCGCTGCACGCTGTTTTGCATGGCGGTGCGGGCCACACTGTCGAGTGCGCCTTCAAATACGCCCTGCTGGCTGATCACCTTGACCAGGTTCAGCTTCAGCAGATGGCGCAGCACATGGGACGTCATCGAATGCTTGCGCCCTCCTTCGCTGGTGAACATGAACAAGGTGCTGCGCGGGCTGACCCATGTCAATTGCGCACGCAGCCATTGCATGTCCACGAGCAAGTCAACCCAGTCGCCCAGATTCAGGTCAATGCTCTCGCCCAGCCCAGCCAGTCCGGATATGGCGGCACTGACGCTGTCCTGCGGCTCAAGCATGTCGTTCCTGGGTTCTCCCACCACGGACGGACCATCCCAGTCCTCCATGAAACCTGAATGCTGGGCCTCGGAAGGCGCCATCCACAGCGGCGCGACATCCTGGTCTTCAGCTTCGGCAAACATTTTCTCCAGCACATGGGTCTTTTTGGGCAAGTCCGCAGGCACTTCAGGCCGGGCCTTGAGTGCAACCCGGTGCACAGCCATGAGTTGATCAAAAAATGGGCGGGATTGTTCAACGGGGAAATCGATGGATGCCAGCCCCTGCCTGAGCGACTGGAGCATGTCCGGGATCATTTTAAGAAGCCGCTTTTGATGGCTTGCGACCGGCCCGATATCAAGACTCCAGAGTACATCGCCCAGCGTCAGGCTGAATACGGCCTGGCTGGTGCCAAATGTTTCACTCTGGCCAGCCAGCCGTTCCCGCGCCATGACCTGCGCCCAGGGGCCGGTGAGGAAGGCAGTGATGATGCGGTTGCCCTCGACGAAATCGGGGCGCGCCCTGATTTCGCCCGCAATTTTTGCAGCCATCAGGTTACGCTGCTCCGCCTGCAGCAAAGCCTGTACCGCCAGACGCTGGGCCTGGCGGTGTTCCGGGGTATTGCGGTTCTGACTGCGCTCAAAGTCCTGAAGCAACTCGGCAAAATGCTGGGCATCGCTGACCTGGCTCTGCGCAAGCAAGGTAGCAACCTTCTGCAGGTTCTGCATGAATTCTGAAAAACCGGGGGCGTTCTCGCTGGCATACCCCAGGCTGGCACTGGTGACGGTTTCCAGCAGTCTTCTGGCAGGATGGGTTTTGTCGCTGAAAAACCGGGGGTCGGTCACCGCCAGACGCAAAAAGGCCGGCTCGACGCTGGCAATGACCTGCCTGACCGGCGTCAAGAGCCGCTCGTCATGGGCCATCTGCTCAATCATCAGTCCAACCACTTCAATGGCCAGTGACTGGCCCAGGGTTTTGGCGTCTGTCTTGAGGCGCGCGCGTAATTGCGCGACAGGCGGCGAGGGAGCCGGCCGCGTCAGTTTTGTCCTGGCCGAAACCAGTCCCTTCTCTTCAAGTTCAGTCAGAACGTCAAGCGCGGCGGGCACGGTATGCGAAAAATCCTGATGCACAAACTCTTCGGTTCCGAAATCCGAAAACGAAGTGGGTTCATGGGAAGAATTTTCATAATCCCCCACCAGCAGATGGTGCAGGTGGTCGAGCGTGAGCAATGGCTTGCGACTGGCTTGCGCCGTTTCATTTTCAACAACTTCAGGCTTGCCATACCCTGTATTGGCCGGTTCAGGAAAATCTGGGGACGCCTGGAATCCCTCCAGCCTTCCGGTCGGCCAAGCTCTTCCAATCCTGCCTTGAGGTGCACCGACGACGCCGTAGGCGGCCGGCTCAATGCCCTGGCCGGCCAGGAAATCATTCAGCAACACATACAGCGCCTGCAGCTCTTCGCCCATGATCCCGGCGCCATCGAGCAGCCAGCAGGCACGCGTCTGGCTGGAAACGGGAAGTGACTGCAACAACTGAATCAAGGCCAGGGTGATGACTTCGGGACGCAGTGGGTTGCTGTCGCCCTTGACCACCAAAAATCCCTGCGCAGTACTCAGGCGCGCGGAAAAACCGGCCAGCCCTGATTCGCAAGCCAGCCTGACGAGTTGCTGCAGGCGCGCGCTTTCCACGGCTTCCTGGACCTGGTTGTCACCCATCAGCTCCAGTTCGTCAAAGCTCACGGATGACAGCGAACGCCGGGGATTGAGCGATTTTCTGACCGTGCCGGCAGCGGCATCATCGGCAATGGCCTTTTTCAATTTTGCTGAAAACCCTTGCTCAAGCATGAGCCGGTTCTTCTTGAGCACTGCGATGGCAGACTGCATCTGATGCCGTTCCGCAGGCTCATGAACGGCCAGGGAGCGCTCGTACATCGCACTCACAAGTTTTGAAGACCAGCGGTCAATCAGGAAGGCCGACTGCCTGAGTACCTCGTCAACACACGACTGGAAGGCCGCAGTCGGAGCCTGTGATGAAGTCGTCATGACGTTTGGTACCCCCCTTTAAGCGAAATTTGCAATAACACAACAAGACAAGCGGACCGAAGGCAAAACCCTGTTTCACCCGGTACGGTCCGGCTCAAGAATGCAGGCCCAGATCCTGCCAGCCGGAATGCCCCAGCTTTTCCAGTGTCTTGATATTCTCTTCAAAAATGGCTTCCGCTTCCGGAAAAGCCTGCACCGCGCGGTCTATGCTTTCCTCGCGCAGCAAATGAAGCATAGCAAATGGCGCACGATTGGTGTAATTGCTGATGTCGTCTGGCTCGGTGCCGTCAAACTGGAATTTCGGATGAAAACTTGCCAGTTGCACCACGCCTTCGAGCGCATGCTCGTCCAGCACGCCTTCGGCGATTTCCAGGAAGTCATTGAAGTCCAGGAAATCATCAAAGAGCGTCGGATGGATCAGCAGCGTCGTGTCGATTTCCTCCGCCGGCGTGGCCACCAGCAGGTCAAGCTCGCGGTCCAGCTCTTCCAGCAGGTCGTCGGCATGGCGGGCCTGGCTGACCACCAGGCGAACCTGATTCTTGACGTAAACCGCCTTGGCAAACGGGCACAGGTTCAGGCCGATCACGGCTTTTTCAAGCCAGTGACGGGTCTGCTTCAGGACATCCTCGTCGGTCATGCTCACGCTCGGATTACTTCAGGTTCTTGAAGCGCATGCGCTTGGGCTTGGCGCCCTCTTCGCCCAGACGCTTCTTCTTGTCGGCTTCGTATTCCTGGTAGTTGCCGTCAAAGAAGGTCCACTGGCTGTCGCCCTCGGCCGCCAGGATGTGCGTGGCAATGCGGTCCAGGAACCAGCGGTCATGGCTGATGACCATGAGGGAGCCGGCGAATTCGAGCAGCGCGTCTTCCAGCGCGCGCAGGGTTTCCACATCCAGGTCGTTCGATGGTTCATCGAGCATCAGCACATTGCCGCCGGCAATCAGGGTCTTGGCCAGGTGCAGGCGCCCGCGTTCGCCGCCCGACAGCGTGCCGACACGCTTTTGCTGGTCGCCGCCGTTGAAGTTGAAGCGCCCGCAATAGGCGCGGCTGGGCATCTGGAACTTGCCGACATTGAGGATGTCCAGGCCGCCCGAAACGTCTTCCCAGACGGTTTTTTCATTCGTCAGGTCATCGCGGTGCTGGTCAACGAAGGCCATGCGGACGGTCGAGCCGATCACCACTTCGCCGCTGTCGGGCTGCTCCTTGCCGGCGATCAGCTTGAACAGCGTCGATTTACCGGCGCCGTTGGGGCCGATGATGCCGACGATGGCGCCCGCCGGAACGGTGAAGCTCAGGTTGTCGATCAGCACGCGGTCAC
This DNA window, taken from Polaromonas hydrogenivorans, encodes the following:
- a CDS encoding cation-translocating P-type ATPase, whose translation is MTSTTQAVANETAPPWHALAAEQVLAQLACDPASGLSAAEVARRRAQGGANTLPEPPRRSALLIIARQFQSPLIYILFAAAMLAVALSHYGDAVVILLVVLANALIGAFQEGRAERSMASLRQLSALRVRVLRGGQEASVEARELVAGDVLLLAAGDAIGADARLIEQAQLQVAEAALTGESVPVSKATLALPEATGLADRHNMVFSGTHATAGRARAVVVAIGSQTEVGRIAGLTETATEPKTPLEQRIEQFGRWLVVAALGLFVTVVVLGLYRDLPLAEVLMVAISQMVSMVPEGLPVAMTIALAVGMQRMAARGAIIRRLSAVETLGSTTVICTDKTGTLTRNEMTVSQLWLPGGITVAVSGIGYAPEGRLNADHAGTLPLLQAAVLCNDAQLLPPGEARAQWSVLGDPTEGALIVLAAKAGIDLEQLTRDAPREVELPFDSDTKMMATRHRFADAPRRVFIKGAPEALLCLCATSDAAVVQAARTAAEAMAGRALRVLAFAVVDDDPLDAGTGFCALAGRVRLLGLVGQIDPPREEVKAAVAECRAAGIRPVMVTGDHKLTGLAIARELGIAREGDRAVDGAELERMGEADLRNDLDRIAVFARVHPAQKLRIVEALQARGEVVAMTGDGVNDAPALARADVGIAMGITGTEVAKSAAKIIVTDDNFSTIVGAVEQGRVVYGNLKKVILYLFATSMAAVLVLILALLGGYPLPLVAVQILWINIVTEGTLTVNLVMDPPDGDEMRRAPVPRDDPLLGHEMLARVALMTPLIAGITFGWFWWRLGQEVPIGLVRTETFTLLAMCAWFNVLNCQSASRSALALGVLKNPWLLGGLGLSLLLQALVLYAPPMNTLFHTVPLAPASLLPLAALASSVLWAEELRKLIARLARGRAP
- a CDS encoding M20 aminoacylase family protein; translated protein: MKIIDSLASGAAEIAIVRRDIHAHPELCFEELRTADVVARKLISWGIPVHRDMGTTGVVGIVHGRDGGACGRGVGLRADMDALPMQEFNTFAHASQHAGKMHACGHDGHTAMLLAAAQHLSTHRDFDGTVYLIFQPAEEGGGGAREMIRDGLFEKFPMEAVFGMHNWPGGAVGMFAVSAGPVMASSNEFRIVIRGKGSHAAMPNMGIDPVPAACQMVLAFQTIISRNKKPLDTGVISVTMIHAGEATNVVPDSCELQGTVRTFSTGVLDLIEQRMKAIAEHTCAAFEAQCEFEFSRNYPPTINSVAEADFARQVMVDIVGADKVLAQEPTMGAEDFSYMLQAKPGAYCFIANGEGDHREMGHGGGPCTLHNPSYDFNDELIPLGGTYWVQLASRWLNTPARA
- a CDS encoding DUF1631 family protein, which translates into the protein MTTSSQAPTAAFQSCVDEVLRQSAFLIDRWSSKLVSAMYERSLAVHEPAERHQMQSAIAVLKKNRLMLEQGFSAKLKKAIADDAAAGTVRKSLNPRRSLSSVSFDELELMGDNQVQEAVESARLQQLVRLACESGLAGFSARLSTAQGFLVVKGDSNPLRPEVITLALIQLLQSLPVSSQTRACWLLDGAGIMGEELQALYVLLNDFLAGQGIEPAAYGVVGAPQGRIGRAWPTGRLEGFQASPDFPEPANTGYGKPEVVENETAQASRKPLLTLDHLHHLLVGDYENSSHEPTSFSDFGTEEFVHQDFSHTVPAALDVLTELEEKGLVSARTKLTRPAPSPPVAQLRARLKTDAKTLGQSLAIEVVGLMIEQMAHDERLLTPVRQVIASVEPAFLRLAVTDPRFFSDKTHPARRLLETVTSASLGYASENAPGFSEFMQNLQKVATLLAQSQVSDAQHFAELLQDFERSQNRNTPEHRQAQRLAVQALLQAEQRNLMAAKIAGEIRARPDFVEGNRIITAFLTGPWAQVMARERLAGQSETFGTSQAVFSLTLGDVLWSLDIGPVASHQKRLLKMIPDMLQSLRQGLASIDFPVEQSRPFFDQLMAVHRVALKARPEVPADLPKKTHVLEKMFAEAEDQDVAPLWMAPSEAQHSGFMEDWDGPSVVGEPRNDMLEPQDSVSAAISGLAGLGESIDLNLGDWVDLLVDMQWLRAQLTWVSPRSTLFMFTSEGGRKHSMTSHVLRHLLKLNLVKVISQQGVFEGALDSVARTAMQNSVQRKGG
- a CDS encoding DUF1415 domain-containing protein; translation: MTDEDVLKQTRHWLEKAVIGLNLCPFAKAVYVKNQVRLVVSQARHADDLLEELDRELDLLVATPAEEIDTTLLIHPTLFDDFLDFNDFLEIAEGVLDEHALEGVVQLASFHPKFQFDGTEPDDISNYTNRAPFAMLHLLREESIDRAVQAFPEAEAIFEENIKTLEKLGHSGWQDLGLHS